A window of Ruminococcus champanellensis 18P13 = JCM 17042 contains these coding sequences:
- a CDS encoding cation-translocating P-type ATPase, whose amino-acid sequence MQIGLTEQQAQQRLAQQGENRLAAAKRKRPLSIFLGQFRDVMVLILLAATVISALLGEITDAVTIILIVLLNAVLGFVQEYRTERTLEALSAMTAPTARVFRDGTLTTRPAAELVNGDVIRVEAGDRVPADCRILRCRGLFAEESVLTGESVPVGKHPGAPEDTDNAPGKDTLLYTGTGITQGAGEAVVIATGTATQMGQISSMLSQIEAGRTPLQERLGELGKTVAIICLAVCLIVFGAGVLRGEPVFDMLLTGITIAIAAIPEGLPATVTIALALAVNRMLRANALVNRLHAVETLGCTSVICSDKTGTITENRMTVTRLFAGGELYEVRGSGYRITGEIRLGKEICNPAAKPDLTALLRCGVLCSNAAIRTDREIRCRQRGSISAAGDWQVQGDPTEIALLVAASKAGVTARSLSGWKRMEEEPFDSDTRCMTVLARSGSRCTAFCKGAADVLLPRCAFYMQNGIPQPMTPAMRQSLTAQAQLLSGRALRVLALTEKDCDSLSAAEYGLTFLGFSGMEDPVRQEAKEAIRRCRSAQIRTVMITGDHPATAKAVAAQAGLLRGRQVLTGAELDDMPEETLRRQLDRYSVFARVSPAHKLRLVRAYRSRGEIVTMTGDGVNDAPAIKEADVGVAMGLTGTDVAKQAADVILLDDNFATLVGAVEQGRCIYANIRKFVRYLLSCNIGEVLTMFLGILMGMPMVLLPVQLLLVNLVTDGLPAIALGLEPPERGNMEKPPRRPEESFFSGGLLGTILLRGVLIGLSTLACFSLLLHMGCGVAGARTGALTTLVLSQLLHVFECKSEQKNIFTVPYLNNGKLVLAVLASLLCLFGAIYVPALQTVFSTVALSGAALLRAVGLSLAVPLVAALIPKGR is encoded by the coding sequence ATGCAGATCGGGCTGACGGAGCAGCAGGCGCAGCAGCGTCTTGCCCAGCAGGGGGAAAACCGGCTGGCGGCGGCGAAGCGAAAACGGCCTCTTTCGATTTTTCTCGGACAGTTCCGGGATGTGATGGTGTTGATCCTGCTGGCGGCAACGGTGATCTCCGCCCTGCTGGGGGAGATCACGGACGCTGTGACCATCATTCTGATCGTGCTGCTCAACGCAGTGCTGGGCTTTGTGCAGGAATACCGCACGGAGCGCACCCTGGAAGCCCTCAGCGCTATGACTGCCCCTACCGCCCGGGTATTCCGGGACGGGACCCTTACCACCCGTCCGGCGGCGGAGCTGGTGAACGGAGACGTGATCCGGGTGGAGGCAGGGGACAGAGTGCCTGCGGACTGCCGGATCCTCCGGTGTCGGGGGCTGTTTGCAGAGGAATCCGTGCTGACCGGGGAATCCGTGCCCGTGGGGAAGCATCCCGGCGCACCGGAAGATACGGACAACGCACCGGGCAAGGATACCCTGCTGTATACCGGCACCGGCATCACCCAGGGCGCCGGGGAGGCAGTGGTGATCGCCACCGGTACAGCCACCCAGATGGGGCAGATCTCCTCCATGCTGAGCCAGATCGAGGCCGGCAGAACCCCCCTCCAGGAGCGTCTGGGGGAGCTGGGGAAAACCGTTGCGATCATCTGCCTTGCGGTGTGCCTCATCGTGTTCGGGGCAGGCGTGCTGCGGGGAGAGCCGGTGTTTGATATGCTCCTGACCGGCATCACCATTGCCATTGCCGCCATTCCCGAGGGACTGCCTGCCACCGTCACCATCGCCCTTGCCCTGGCGGTGAACCGGATGCTCCGGGCAAACGCCCTGGTGAACCGGCTCCACGCCGTGGAGACCCTGGGCTGTACCTCCGTGATCTGTTCGGATAAAACCGGCACCATCACCGAGAACCGGATGACCGTCACCCGGTTGTTCGCAGGGGGGGAGTTGTACGAGGTGCGTGGCTCCGGCTACCGGATCACCGGAGAGATCCGGCTTGGCAAGGAGATCTGCAACCCGGCGGCAAAGCCGGATCTGACTGCTCTGCTCCGGTGCGGGGTGCTGTGCAGCAATGCTGCCATCCGTACCGATCGGGAGATCCGCTGCCGACAGCGTGGTTCCATTTCCGCCGCCGGAGACTGGCAGGTACAGGGGGATCCCACGGAAATCGCCCTGCTGGTTGCCGCATCCAAGGCAGGGGTCACAGCCCGGAGTCTGTCCGGCTGGAAACGAATGGAGGAGGAACCCTTTGACAGCGATACCCGGTGCATGACCGTACTGGCACGTTCCGGCAGCCGCTGCACTGCCTTCTGCAAGGGGGCGGCGGATGTGCTGCTGCCCCGCTGCGCCTTTTACATGCAAAACGGCATCCCCCAGCCCATGACCCCTGCCATGCGCCAATCCCTCACCGCCCAGGCGCAGCTGCTGTCCGGCAGAGCGCTCCGGGTGCTGGCGCTGACGGAAAAGGACTGTGACAGCCTGTCCGCCGCAGAATACGGTCTGACCTTTCTGGGCTTTTCCGGCATGGAGGATCCGGTGCGGCAGGAGGCAAAGGAAGCCATTCGCCGGTGCCGCAGCGCCCAGATCCGCACGGTGATGATTACCGGGGATCACCCTGCCACCGCCAAAGCCGTTGCCGCCCAGGCAGGACTGCTCCGGGGCAGACAGGTGCTGACCGGGGCGGAGCTGGACGATATGCCGGAGGAGACCCTGCGCCGGCAACTGGATCGGTACAGCGTGTTTGCCCGGGTCAGCCCTGCCCATAAGCTGCGGCTGGTGCGTGCATACCGGAGCCGTGGGGAGATCGTCACCATGACCGGGGACGGGGTGAACGATGCCCCTGCCATCAAGGAAGCGGATGTGGGGGTGGCGATGGGGCTGACCGGAACGGACGTGGCAAAGCAGGCGGCGGATGTGATTTTGCTGGACGACAACTTTGCCACCCTGGTGGGAGCGGTGGAGCAAGGGCGCTGCATTTACGCCAACATCCGGAAGTTCGTCCGGTATCTGTTGTCCTGCAACATCGGGGAGGTGCTCACCATGTTCCTGGGGATCCTGATGGGCATGCCCATGGTGCTGCTGCCGGTGCAGCTTCTGCTGGTGAATCTGGTAACGGACGGCCTGCCTGCCATTGCCCTGGGGCTGGAGCCGCCGGAACGGGGGAATATGGAAAAGCCGCCCCGGCGACCGGAGGAAAGCTTCTTTTCCGGCGGGCTGCTGGGGACGATCCTGCTGCGTGGGGTGCTGATCGGTCTGTCCACCCTTGCCTGCTTCTCTCTGCTGCTGCATATGGGCTGCGGCGTGGCAGGGGCACGGACGGGGGCGCTGACCACCCTGGTGCTGTCCCAACTGCTGCATGTGTTTGAGTGCAAATCCGAGCAGAAGAACATCTTCACCGTGCCCTATCTGAACAACGGGAAGCTGGTGCTGGCGGTGCTGGCATCCCTGCTGTGCCTGTTCGGTGCGATTTATGTGCCGGCGCTCCAGACGGTATTTTCCACCGTTGCCCTGTCCGGTGCCGCATTGCTCCGGGCGGTTGGGCTGAGTCTGGCGGTGCCCCTGGTGGCGGCATTGATCCCCAAGGGGCGGTGA
- a CDS encoding PqqD family protein — protein MKLSKDFLLHHNGEECLVVSTGNAAFAGLVRTNKTAARILDCLAKGADRAQIIENLTARYDAPREQIAGDVDHILEQLRRIGAIDD, from the coding sequence ATGAAACTGAGCAAGGATTTTCTGCTGCACCACAATGGGGAGGAGTGCCTGGTGGTATCCACCGGCAATGCCGCATTTGCCGGACTGGTGCGGACAAACAAAACCGCCGCCCGGATTCTGGACTGTCTGGCGAAGGGCGCTGACCGGGCACAGATCATTGAGAATCTGACAGCCCGGTATGATGCCCCCAGGGAGCAGATTGCCGGGGATGTGGATCACATTCTGGAGCAGCTGCGCCGGATCGGTGCCATTGATGACTGA
- a CDS encoding S24/S26 family peptidase: MTESSIRRELAAHGSLVYTNVGVSMRPLIRQGRDLLVIRTCTGRLRKYDIPLYQRPSGQYVLHRIVRVLPDGYVLCGDNCTQLEHVTDDQILGVLTALERDGRTIPMTAPSMRLYGRLWVGLYPLRLPVLRLRDWLRRKKRHLQGG, from the coding sequence ATGACTGAGTCCTCCATCCGCCGGGAGCTTGCCGCCCACGGCAGTCTGGTCTACACCAACGTGGGAGTCAGCATGCGCCCTCTGATCCGGCAGGGCAGGGATCTTCTGGTGATCCGCACCTGCACCGGCAGGCTGCGTAAGTACGACATTCCCCTGTATCAGCGCCCCTCCGGTCAGTATGTGCTGCACCGGATCGTCCGGGTGCTGCCGGATGGGTATGTGCTGTGCGGGGACAACTGTACCCAACTGGAGCATGTGACGGATGACCAGATTTTAGGCGTGCTCACCGCCCTGGAACGGGACGGCAGGACGATCCCCATGACCGCCCCCTCCATGCGGCTCTATGGGCGGCTGTGGGTGGGGTTGTATCCTCTGCGCCTGCCGGTGCTGCGGCTCCGGGATTGGCTGCGCCGGAAAAAACGCCATTTGCAAGGAGGGTAG
- a CDS encoding nucleotidyltransferase domain-containing protein, with protein MEQTITAARDLFYLFSCRLRDIPCDPARLEQMQLRPMLSLAQQHTLGAMTCMSFEHAGLLERLSPEDAAALKTIRDKAVRKVLLLDAGRQELFRFLDANHIWHMPLKGVILKDCYPVLGMRQMSDNDILYDSACQQQVRDFMISRGYTAVKVGKSHEDVYQKPPVYHYELHTRLFDPHSTYAYAYYGDMLRRCSRQGYLYAMTQEDFYLYFLAHAYKHYSGGGTGLRHLLDCWVFLQKHGDALDWAYIRRELKLLGLTDFEAESRSLSLALLDAPQRTLTEEESRQLAYFISSGTYGTRQRWGENMTAARMQQMHMDPAAPDKKRYLWHRLFPGEAYYRTYAPFCVRHVWARPFFGVYRLFRMLLDPRRRRRVQQETKTLQKQSSQKRD; from the coding sequence ATGGAGCAGACCATTACCGCCGCCCGGGATCTGTTCTATTTGTTCAGCTGTCGGCTCCGGGACATTCCCTGTGACCCGGCACGGCTGGAACAGATGCAGCTGCGTCCCATGCTGTCTCTGGCACAGCAGCATACCCTGGGCGCAATGACATGCATGAGCTTTGAGCATGCAGGCTTGCTGGAGCGGCTTTCTCCGGAGGATGCCGCCGCCCTGAAAACCATCCGGGACAAGGCAGTGCGAAAGGTGCTGCTGCTGGATGCAGGACGGCAGGAGCTGTTTCGCTTTCTGGATGCAAACCACATCTGGCACATGCCACTCAAGGGCGTGATTTTAAAGGACTGCTACCCGGTGCTGGGCATGCGGCAAATGTCCGACAATGACATTCTCTACGACAGTGCCTGTCAGCAGCAGGTGCGGGATTTTATGATTTCCCGGGGATACACCGCCGTGAAGGTGGGAAAAAGCCACGAGGATGTATACCAGAAGCCCCCGGTGTATCACTACGAGCTGCATACCCGGCTGTTTGATCCCCACAGCACCTACGCCTATGCCTACTACGGAGACATGCTCCGGCGGTGCAGCCGGCAGGGGTATCTGTACGCTATGACCCAGGAGGATTTCTACCTGTACTTCCTTGCCCACGCCTATAAGCATTACTCCGGCGGAGGCACAGGATTGCGGCATCTGCTGGACTGTTGGGTATTTCTGCAAAAGCATGGGGATGCTCTGGATTGGGCTTACATCCGCCGGGAGCTGAAGCTTCTGGGACTGACGGATTTTGAAGCGGAAAGCCGGAGTCTGAGCCTGGCGCTTCTGGATGCGCCCCAGCGTACCCTGACAGAGGAGGAATCCCGGCAGCTTGCCTACTTCATCTCCTCCGGCACCTACGGCACCAGGCAGCGCTGGGGGGAGAACATGACTGCCGCCCGGATGCAGCAGATGCACATGGATCCTGCCGCTCCGGACAAAAAACGATACCTTTGGCATCGGCTTTTTCCCGGGGAGGCATATTACCGAACCTATGCGCCCTTCTGCGTCAGGCATGTGTGGGCACGGCCCTTTTTCGGGGTGTACCGGTTGTTCCGGATGCTGCTGGATCCCCGCCGCCGCCGCCGTGTACAGCAGGAAACCAAGACCCTGCAAAAGCAGAGTTCCCAGAAGCGGGATTGA
- a CDS encoding endo-1,4-beta-xylanase — translation MSKAITKKLLAGLTSAAMLATATAVNLTAVPAATAADAKVIYSTDFEGDSFDFTRRGEDETLELTTEQAHGGSQSLCVSTRAKNWNGPQLALDNLIEANTEYVVNAYAMTPWYATLTLSMQYTDADGNIHYGNILGQVSQGEWTAYENVKFSFPADTTDWYLYFEASDASVNIYVDDFTITEAPEVELEDIASLADVYRPYFKIGTAIGSSNLASKPFMGLVERHFNESITFGNELKPDFVLDKAATLAYMEANDGDQTNPQISLTNAKALLNYCRDNNIPVRGHTLVWHSQTPDWFFKENFSDDGDWVSKEVMIQRMENYIKNVMEALAEQYPTVDFYAWDVVNEAWTDGGQPRTAGSNNTTTGNSAWVQVFGDNSFIEYAFKFARQYAPEGCKLYYNDYNEYIDGKTNAICEMATDLKAKGLIDGIGMQSHLATNFPSAAQYKKALAKFAALGLDIQVTELDITTSDTSEAGLETQAQVYSDIMDALVEYSDSISAVIFWGVTDDQSWRASQLPLLFDKDFKAKPAYYSIVDGLEPVTTAPQDTTTTTTTTTTTAATTAPSGDFLAGDVDCNGVVEINDAVLLARYVAQDDTVKITVQGVANGDYNQDGSVDSTDITAVCRQLAHLTDEDA, via the coding sequence ATGAGCAAAGCCATCACGAAAAAGCTGTTGGCAGGACTGACCAGTGCAGCCATGCTGGCAACCGCCACTGCAGTCAACCTGACCGCAGTACCCGCCGCAACTGCGGCAGACGCCAAGGTAATCTACAGCACCGACTTTGAGGGGGACAGCTTCGACTTCACCCGCAGAGGCGAGGACGAGACCCTGGAGCTGACCACCGAGCAGGCACACGGAGGCAGTCAGTCCTTGTGCGTCAGCACCCGTGCAAAAAACTGGAACGGGCCCCAGCTAGCGCTGGACAATCTGATCGAAGCCAACACCGAATATGTAGTCAACGCCTACGCTATGACGCCCTGGTACGCAACCCTGACCCTCAGCATGCAGTACACGGACGCTGACGGCAATATTCACTACGGCAACATTCTGGGACAGGTGAGCCAGGGCGAGTGGACTGCCTATGAAAACGTGAAATTCAGCTTCCCGGCAGACACCACCGACTGGTATCTGTACTTTGAGGCAAGCGATGCAAGCGTCAACATCTATGTGGACGATTTCACCATTACAGAGGCTCCCGAGGTGGAGTTAGAGGATATCGCTTCCCTGGCGGACGTATACCGGCCCTACTTCAAGATCGGTACTGCTATCGGATCCTCCAACCTGGCATCCAAGCCCTTCATGGGACTGGTGGAAAGGCACTTTAATGAAAGTATCACCTTCGGCAACGAGCTGAAGCCGGATTTCGTCCTGGACAAGGCGGCTACCCTTGCCTATATGGAGGCAAATGACGGGGATCAGACCAACCCCCAGATCTCTCTGACCAACGCAAAGGCACTGCTCAACTACTGCCGGGACAACAACATTCCCGTCAGAGGGCATACCCTGGTATGGCACAGCCAGACTCCGGACTGGTTCTTCAAGGAGAATTTCAGCGACGACGGAGACTGGGTATCCAAGGAAGTCATGATCCAGCGTATGGAAAATTACATCAAGAACGTGATGGAAGCCCTGGCTGAGCAGTATCCCACTGTGGATTTCTACGCTTGGGACGTGGTCAATGAAGCTTGGACTGACGGCGGACAGCCCCGTACCGCAGGCTCCAACAACACCACCACCGGCAACTCCGCATGGGTACAGGTGTTCGGAGACAACTCCTTCATTGAGTATGCATTCAAGTTCGCAAGACAGTATGCGCCCGAGGGCTGCAAGCTGTACTACAACGACTACAACGAGTACATTGACGGCAAGACCAACGCCATCTGCGAAATGGCAACGGATCTGAAGGCAAAGGGACTGATCGACGGCATCGGCATGCAGTCCCACCTGGCAACCAACTTCCCCTCCGCAGCACAGTATAAGAAGGCGCTGGCAAAGTTTGCGGCACTGGGTCTGGATATCCAGGTAACAGAGCTGGACATTACCACCAGCGACACCAGCGAGGCAGGTCTGGAAACCCAGGCGCAGGTTTACAGCGATATTATGGACGCACTGGTGGAATATTCCGACAGTATCTCCGCTGTAATCTTCTGGGGCGTTACGGACGACCAGAGCTGGCGTGCAAGTCAGCTGCCCCTGCTGTTCGACAAGGACTTCAAGGCAAAGCCTGCATACTACTCCATCGTGGACGGTCTGGAGCCGGTAACCACCGCTCCCCAGGATACCACCACAACTACCACTACGACCACAACCACTGCTGCAACCACTGCGCCCAGCGGCGATTTCCTGGCAGGAGACGTGGACTGCAACGGCGTGGTAGAGATCAATGACGCAGTGCTTCTGGCTCGTTATGTAGCGCAGGATGACACCGTGAAGATCACGGTACAGGGCGTTGCAAACGGAGACTACAACCAGGACGGCAGTGTGGATTCCACTGACATTACCGCAGTTTGCCGCCAGTTGGCACATCTGACGGACGAGGACGCATAA
- the tsaD gene encoding tRNA (adenosine(37)-N6)-threonylcarbamoyltransferase complex transferase subunit TsaD, giving the protein MYILGIESSCDETAASVAVDGRDIRSNVVSSQIEEHKLYGGVVPEIASRRHCENVLGVVRQALRDAEVTLEQIDAIAVTYAPGLIGALLVGVSFAKGLAMATGKPLVPVHHISGHIAANYIAHPSLEPPYLCLVASGGHSHIIEVRSHTEFRVIGRTRDDAAGECFDKCARVLGFPYPGGVHIDRAAREGNPEGYALPRPTVAGSAYDMSFSGLKTAVINLAHNARQKGESLRSADLAASVQHRIAGMLTEKTMAAARDLGYRAIAAAGGVCANTGVRQALTEACDKAGYTLYMPPLSLCGDNGAMIACQGYFNYLAGMRGGPELNAIATLSIEDIGERLK; this is encoded by the coding sequence ATGTATATATTGGGAATTGAAAGCTCCTGTGACGAAACCGCTGCCAGCGTAGCGGTGGACGGCAGGGATATCCGCTCCAACGTGGTGTCCTCCCAGATCGAGGAGCACAAGCTGTACGGCGGCGTGGTACCGGAGATCGCCTCCCGGCGGCACTGCGAGAATGTGCTGGGGGTGGTACGGCAGGCGCTGCGGGATGCGGAGGTGACCCTGGAGCAGATCGACGCCATTGCAGTGACCTATGCGCCGGGGCTGATCGGAGCACTGCTGGTGGGGGTCAGCTTTGCAAAGGGGCTTGCCATGGCAACGGGAAAGCCCTTGGTGCCGGTGCATCACATTTCCGGGCACATTGCCGCCAACTACATTGCCCACCCCAGCCTGGAGCCGCCCTATCTGTGTCTGGTGGCAAGCGGCGGTCACAGCCATATCATCGAGGTGCGGAGCCATACGGAATTCCGGGTCATCGGCAGAACCCGGGACGATGCGGCAGGGGAATGCTTTGACAAATGCGCACGGGTGCTGGGATTCCCCTATCCGGGAGGGGTGCACATTGACCGTGCCGCCAGGGAGGGGAATCCGGAGGGATATGCCCTGCCCCGTCCCACCGTGGCAGGCAGTGCCTATGATATGAGCTTTTCCGGGCTGAAAACCGCAGTCATCAATCTTGCCCACAACGCCAGGCAAAAGGGGGAGTCCCTCCGGTCGGCGGATCTTGCCGCCAGCGTACAGCACCGGATCGCCGGGATGCTGACAGAAAAGACCATGGCGGCGGCAAGGGATCTGGGGTACCGTGCCATTGCGGCAGCAGGGGGCGTCTGCGCCAATACCGGGGTGCGGCAGGCACTGACGGAGGCGTGTGACAAAGCCGGGTATACCTTATATATGCCGCCCCTGTCCCTGTGCGGCGACAACGGAGCTATGATCGCCTGCCAGGGGTATTTCAACTACCTTGCCGGCATGCGGGGCGGCCCGGAGCTGAACGCCATTGCCACTCTGTCCATCGAGGATATCGGGGAGAGACTGAAATAA
- the rimI gene encoding ribosomal protein S18-alanine N-acetyltransferase: MPQRDETILLMEACHVAQVAAIEQACFSEPWSEAAFRSELTNPQALTLVALREGQVAGFVNIAFAAETADINTVAVGAAYRRQGIGKRLLLAMEAWMEGQVSSYFLEVRQSNAPAIALYQSLGYRQVGVRPRYYHKPDEDGLLMRKDVEKG, from the coding sequence ATGCCGCAAAGGGATGAGACCATCCTGCTGATGGAGGCGTGCCATGTGGCACAGGTGGCAGCCATTGAGCAGGCGTGCTTTTCCGAGCCATGGAGCGAGGCTGCCTTCCGGTCGGAGCTGACCAATCCCCAGGCGCTGACCCTGGTTGCCCTCCGGGAAGGACAGGTTGCCGGATTTGTGAACATCGCCTTTGCGGCAGAAACGGCGGACATCAACACGGTGGCGGTAGGGGCAGCCTATCGGCGGCAGGGCATCGGAAAACGGCTGCTGCTTGCCATGGAGGCATGGATGGAGGGGCAGGTTTCCTCCTACTTTTTGGAGGTGCGGCAGAGCAATGCCCCTGCCATCGCCCTGTATCAGTCCCTGGGATACCGGCAGGTGGGGGTGCGCCCCCGGTATTATCACAAGCCGGATGAGGACGGACTGCTCATGCGGAAAGATGTAGAAAAAGGATGA
- the polA gene encoding DNA polymerase I, translating to MTLLAIDGNSILNRAFYGIRMLTSSKGVPTNALFGFFNIYLKEAAQVQPDGVAVAFDLRSPTFRHKAVASYKANRKGMPEELAQQLAPVKELLRGMGVTVLEAEGFEADDILGTLARICTEHGEDCVILTGDRDSLQLVGEHVRVDLATNKETIPYTEERFREEYGFAPVHLIDLKALMGDSSDNIKGVPGIGPKTATGLIQTYGTIEELYAHLDEAGLTKGAYAKLSGGKASAEESKWLASIVKDAPIPQDPAAYRLKEPDKESVSALLTELELFKLLDKLKLEAAPVQSKPEPDAPAISLCKVVQPFDRSMLDGLTDREQPVDFLLREDTLYIHTGTCICTTREQGLILAFLASGCKKRSFDAKPVYRYAFAADSGLTGLCFDGAIAAYLHEATKASYEIPALCRSFHLPYEEDMGDTADIAALPGLCDALANKLEAEGLTRLMEEIELPLVEVLASMEHTGVLVDQDGVRRFGDALSGEIRQLEEEIYTLAGKQFNIASPKQLGQVLFEDLEIPHPQGKKKTKTGSFSTNAEVLEKLRGAYPIVSLILRYRQLTKLNSTYVAGLLKTVAPDGRIHTCFKQTETRTGRISSTEPNMQNIPVRTELGKEMRKFFVAPRGRILLDADYSQIELRILANLCEDANMQQAFLSGADIHASTAAQVFGVPREAVTPQMRSAAKAVNFGIIYGIGAYSLSQDIGVSVREADRYIKRYLENFPRVEQFMTRIVEDAERTGFVSTLFGRRREVPELKSHNKIQQAAGRRIAMNTPIQGTAADIIKIAMIRVYRRLAREQLDARLILQVHDELIVEAAVQDADRAAVILREEMEHAWDMAVPLTAEVGKGESWYAAKG from the coding sequence ATGACTCTGCTGGCAATTGACGGCAACAGCATCCTGAACCGGGCGTTTTACGGCATCCGTATGCTCACAAGCAGCAAGGGTGTGCCCACCAACGCCCTGTTCGGGTTTTTCAACATCTACCTGAAGGAGGCGGCACAGGTGCAGCCGGATGGGGTGGCGGTGGCGTTTGACCTGCGGAGTCCCACCTTCCGGCATAAGGCGGTGGCATCCTACAAAGCCAACCGGAAGGGCATGCCGGAGGAGCTGGCACAGCAGCTTGCCCCGGTGAAGGAGCTGCTGCGGGGCATGGGCGTCACCGTGCTGGAGGCAGAGGGCTTTGAGGCGGACGACATTCTGGGCACCCTTGCCCGGATCTGTACGGAGCATGGAGAGGACTGCGTGATCCTCACCGGAGACCGGGACAGCCTCCAATTGGTGGGGGAGCATGTGCGGGTGGATCTTGCCACCAACAAGGAGACCATTCCCTATACGGAGGAGCGATTCCGGGAGGAGTATGGGTTTGCCCCGGTGCATCTGATCGATCTGAAGGCGCTGATGGGGGACAGCTCCGACAACATCAAGGGGGTACCGGGCATCGGCCCGAAAACCGCCACGGGACTGATCCAGACCTATGGCACCATTGAGGAGTTGTACGCCCATCTGGACGAGGCAGGGCTGACCAAAGGGGCATACGCCAAGCTGTCCGGGGGGAAGGCATCCGCAGAGGAAAGCAAGTGGCTTGCCTCCATCGTAAAGGATGCCCCCATTCCCCAGGATCCGGCAGCGTACCGGCTGAAGGAGCCGGACAAGGAGAGCGTATCCGCCCTGCTGACGGAGCTGGAGCTGTTCAAGCTGCTGGACAAGCTGAAGCTGGAGGCTGCCCCGGTACAAAGCAAACCGGAGCCGGACGCCCCGGCGATCTCCTTGTGCAAAGTGGTGCAGCCCTTTGACCGGAGCATGCTGGACGGCTTGACAGACCGGGAACAGCCGGTGGATTTCCTGCTCCGGGAGGATACCTTATATATCCACACGGGCACATGCATCTGCACCACCCGGGAACAGGGGCTGATCCTGGCGTTTCTGGCATCCGGCTGCAAAAAGCGCAGCTTTGACGCAAAGCCTGTGTACCGGTATGCCTTTGCGGCAGACAGCGGCTTGACGGGACTGTGCTTTGACGGCGCCATTGCCGCATACCTGCACGAAGCCACCAAGGCATCCTACGAGATCCCGGCGCTGTGCCGCAGCTTCCACCTGCCCTACGAGGAAGACATGGGGGATACGGCGGACATTGCCGCCCTGCCCGGGCTGTGCGATGCTCTGGCGAACAAGCTGGAGGCGGAGGGGCTGACCCGGCTCATGGAGGAGATCGAGCTGCCCCTGGTGGAGGTGCTTGCCTCCATGGAGCATACCGGGGTGCTGGTAGACCAGGATGGAGTGCGCCGGTTCGGGGATGCGCTGTCCGGAGAGATCCGGCAGCTTGAGGAGGAGATCTACACCCTGGCAGGGAAGCAGTTCAACATTGCCTCCCCCAAGCAGTTGGGGCAGGTACTGTTTGAGGATCTGGAGATCCCCCATCCCCAGGGGAAGAAAAAAACCAAAACCGGCAGCTTTTCCACCAACGCAGAGGTGCTGGAAAAGCTCCGGGGCGCATACCCCATCGTGAGTCTGATCCTCCGGTACCGGCAGCTAACCAAGCTGAATTCCACCTATGTGGCAGGGCTGCTGAAAACCGTTGCCCCGGACGGGCGGATCCACACCTGCTTCAAGCAGACCGAGACCCGTACCGGCAGAATTTCCTCCACGGAACCGAATATGCAGAACATTCCGGTACGCACGGAGCTGGGCAAGGAAATGCGGAAGTTTTTCGTAGCCCCCCGGGGGCGGATCCTGCTGGATGCGGACTACAGCCAGATCGAGCTGCGGATCCTGGCAAATCTCTGTGAGGACGCAAACATGCAGCAGGCGTTCCTGAGCGGTGCGGACATTCATGCTTCCACGGCGGCGCAGGTGTTCGGGGTGCCCCGGGAGGCAGTGACCCCCCAGATGCGGAGCGCAGCCAAGGCGGTGAACTTCGGCATCATCTACGGCATCGGGGCATACTCCCTGTCCCAGGACATCGGGGTATCCGTCCGGGAGGCGGATCGCTACATCAAGCGATATCTGGAGAACTTCCCCAGGGTGGAGCAGTTTATGACCCGCATTGTGGAGGATGCGGAACGCACCGGCTTTGTATCCACCCTGTTCGGCAGACGCCGGGAGGTGCCGGAATTAAAGAGCCACAACAAGATCCAGCAGGCGGCAGGCAGGCGCATCGCCATGAACACCCCCATCCAGGGCACGGCGGCGGACATCATCAAGATCGCCATGATCCGGGTGTACCGGCGGCTTGCCAGGGAGCAACTGGACGCAAGGCTGATTTTACAGGTGCACGATGAGCTGATCGTAGAAGCCGCAGTACAGGACGCTGACCGGGCGGCGGTGATCCTCCGGGAGGAGATGGAGCATGCCTGGGACATGGCAGTGCCCCTGACAGCGGAGGTTGGAAAGGGAGAGAGCTGGTATGCCGCAAAGGGATGA